A genomic segment from Fusarium keratoplasticum isolate Fu6.1 chromosome 10, whole genome shotgun sequence encodes:
- a CDS encoding Amidase translates to MTALNWQEKVSAKQAEAKAKIPAEWLLPAEVLQQTSRDELSVLGIPKTCGLLTTRELSITEDFDATALRDKLAAGEFSALEVTAAFCKRSAIAQQLTYCLTETMFPMALARAKELDEHLATHGKPMGALHGVPISLKETFNVEGVPSSLGLVSFLQREPVTSNSVLVDILLAAGAVLYVKTNVPQTMMTADSHNNVFGRVLNPIRRNLTAGGSSGGEGALVAMRGSILGIGTDIAGSIRIPALCCGTFGFKPSVGRVPYAKQASAGRPGMTGIAPVAGPLCHSARDAELLLRVVFDAPADDMDDNALGLAWNEPAPRSGEILTIGLFPEDPKAPLHPNMQRVLVEAVEKLKAEGHRIVDLSGKVPSVTDAADLSFKFFRIDPDKTVLGHVSKSGEPFIPSLRFTYDLSGNEPEPTLRGLLDLNAARAGMTGQMRRLFVDNKLDVILAPGYQTCAVPHDTFGVPVYTVIGNMIDYPACVIPFGQSNEVADTKFVRDVTYVPSYLPKEVEDAPCHVQLIGRRLKDEVLMKHAKVVERVLSR, encoded by the exons ATGACTGCTCTCAACTGGCAAGAAAAGGTCTCAGCCAAGCAAGCCGAAGCAAAGGCAAAAATTCCTGCCGAATGGCTTTTGCCGGCAGAAGTGCTCCAGCAGACCTCTCGTGATGAGCTCTCGGTCTTGGGTATTCCCAAGACATGCGGCCTCCTCACGACTCGAGAGCTTTCCATCACCGAGGATTTCGATGCCACAGCACTACGTGACAAGCTCGCTGCAGGCGAGTTTAGTGCCCTCGAGGTGACGGCTGCATTTTGCAAGCGCAGCGCCATTGCACAGCAGCTCACATACTGCTTGACCGAGACCATGTTCCCCATGGCCCTGGCGCGAGCCAAAGAACTCGACGAACATTTGGCTACACATGGCAAACCCATGGGAGCCCTACACGGAGTGCCTATTAGTCTCAAGGAGACGTTCAACGTCGAGGGAGTGCCGTCTTCTCTGGGGTTGGTCTCGTTCCTCCAACGTGAACCTGTCACCAGCAACTCAGTATTAGTCGACATTCTTCTGGCTGCGGGTGCAGTACTCTACGTCAAGACAAACGTCCCACAAACCATGATGACGGCAGATTCTCACAACAACGTCTTCGGCCGCGTTCTGAATCCCATCCGGCGCAACCTCACAGCCGGCGGCAGTAGTGGCGGTGAGGGAGCCTTGGTGGCCATGCGCGGATCTATCCTGGGCATCGGCACCGATATCGCTGGTTCTATCCGCATCCCTGCCTTGTGCTGTGGCACATTTGGCTTCAAGCCCAGCGTGGGTCGCGTGCCCTATGCCAAACAGGCCAGCGCAGGCCGTCCTGGCATGACTGGCATTGCACCGGTAGCGGGTCCGCTGTGCCACTCTGCCCGGGACGCAGAGCTGCTCCTCAGGGTCGTGTTTGATGCTCCTGCAGATGACATGGACGATAatgcccttggcctggcctggaacGAACCAGCGCCTCGATCCGGCGAGATCCTTACTATTGGTCTCTTCCCCGAGGATCCCAAGGCCCCTCTCCATCCGAATATGCAGCGCGTCCTAGTCGAAGCAgtggagaagctcaaggccgaggggCATCGTATTGTGGACCTTTCTGGCAAAGTCCCATCTGTGACAGATGCAGCTGATCTATCATTTAAATTCTTCCGCATCGACCCGGACAAGACTGTTCTGGGCCATGTCTCGAAGAGCGGCGAACCTTTTATTCCGTCGCTCCGGTTCACTTACGATTTGTCCGGCAACGAACCTGAGCCTACCCTGCgtgggcttctcgacctcaaCGCGGCACGAGCTGGGATGACAGGCCAGATGCGAAGGCTATTCGTCGATAACAAGCTAGATGTGATTCTGGCCCCAGGATACCAAACCTGCGCTGTGCCACACGACACTTTCGGCGTCCCGGTGTATACGGTGATTGGGAATATGATCGAC TATCCTGCCTGCGTTATTCCATTCGGGCAGTCCAATGAGGTTGCCGATACCAAATTTGTGCGAGATGTTACTTATGTTCCAAGCT ACCTTCCTAAGGAGGTGGAAGATGCCCCTTGCCATGTGCAGCTCATTGGTCGTCGACTGAAGGATGAAGTATTGATGAAGCACGCCAAAGTGGTTGAGCGAGTGTTGTCAAGATGA
- a CDS encoding Zn(2)-C6 fungal-type domain-containing protein, giving the protein MQQCKAAFQLEHSTMSSCSQSKARLRTQTGCLQCRKRRKKCDEVKPRCKGCSRNGLQCTWPTVVDLVADRRRAPWSWKSQRSLPGGFSDLSLQPADHVTLFSHFANSIMPRIVRQDCRPEYSNQEYMLRLAHVSPPLMAVIIAIAAFDMKTRHYERLAMESYRLSLHNLRVRIGRAPNAGNDDVLLATTIFLCVFENLRPDAQLNLNLHATATGALLTQRESAEMQISTRSATTFERLCAESFLYHSSLLMLFNPSLDALSNVDDTLNWARYFSNSQSEAGTWSNKTTHPVLDAPYNLFLLIAGVTRLARVSRPLNEGEIQTWKHLSSQLLQFKQVANQDAYQLHLEAMHVMLLKVHPMLPESEVMEQVYRILQRGLDVLHVLDTQNNLLGYLLWPLTVLGSIAVDSHTRHSLQKKIDELAHRRHGLVTRTQNWLHYIWDLPQGDRAMMTRRGLRILVEGSESSISVGEEYVQ; this is encoded by the exons ATGCAACAATGCAAAGCGGCTTTTCAACTCGAGCATTCTACCATGTCGTCTTGCTCCCAATCCAAGGCAAGGCTCCGCACACAAACTGGGTGTCTACAAT GTCGTAAACGCCGTAAGAAGTGCGACGAAGTCAAGCCTCGGTGCAAGGGATGCAGTCGCAACGGCCTCCAGTGCACCTGGCCCACGGTCGTGGACCTGGTTGCTGACCGCCGTCGAGCCCCTTGGTCGTGGAAGAGTCAGCGGAGTCTCCCTGGCGGCTTCAGTGACTTGTCTTTACAACCCGCCGACCATGTCACTTTGTTCTCACATTTCGCCAACTCAATCATGCCGCGGATAGTCCGGCAGGACTGTCGCCCCGAATATTCCAATCAAGAGTATATGCTTCGGCTGGCACATGTTTCCCCTCCTTTGATGGCAGTTATAATTGCCATTGCCGCATTTGATATGAAAACGCGGCACTATGAGCGATTGGCCATGGAGAGCTACCGCTTGTCTCTGCACAATCTGCGAGTTCGGATAGGGCGTGCGCCGAACGCAGGGAATGATGATGTTTTGTTAGCGACGACCATTTTCTTGTGCGTATTTGAG AATCTCCGGCCCGATGCACAACTCAATTTGAACCTGCACGCAACAGCTACTGGTGCGCTTCTCACCCAACGAGAATCCGCCGAAATGCAAATCAGTACTCGGTCGGCCACCACGTTTGAACGGCTCTGTGCAGAATCCTTTCTCTATCATAGTTCGCTTCTGATGCTGTTCAATCCGTCTCTGGATGCGCTGTCAAACGTTGACGACACGCTGAATTGGGCTCGATACTTCTCCAACTCCCAATCCGAAGCCGGGACCTGGTCGAATAAGACGACTCATCCGGTTCTCGATGCACCATACAACTTGTTCCTTCTCATTGCTGGCGTGACTCGGCTAGCCCGTGTCTCTCGCCCCTTGAACGAAGGTGAAATTCAGACGTGGAAGCACCTCAGCTCTCAGCTACTGCAGTTCAAGCAGGTCGCAAACCAGGATGCCTATCAGCTAcacctcgaggccatgcaTGTCATGCTGCTGAAAGTGCATCCCATGCTTCCAGAATCGGAGGTTATGGAGCAAGTATACCGTATTCTGCAACGTGGATTAGATGTCCTACATGTTCTGGATACACAGAACAATCTGCTTGGATACTTGCTCTGGCCCTTAACCGTCCTGGGTTCCATTGCAGTGGATTCCCATACCCGTCACTCACTCCAAAAGAAGATTGACGAGCTAGCCCACAGACGACACGGGCTTGTTACCCGAACACAAAACTGGCTACACTATATTTGGGACTTGCCCCAAGGTGACAGAGCCATGATGACAAGACGGGGACTACGGATTTTAGTCGAGGGCTCCGAAAGTAGTATCTCTGTTGGCGAGGAATATGTGCAGTAA
- a CDS encoding HSCARG dehydrogenase produces MSLITVFGATGAQGGSVVRQLLKDPKWKVRGITRDVNSEKSKQLASQVADSTHCQGVEVIAADLFNVKSLERAIEGAVGIFLVTLYWEFIGEHGLDGAGEQEVTQFKNLALAASKSPTLKHLVLSTLPPASKSSGGKFKVPHSDYKEKGAEWIRKNTPELWAKSSEYWAGFYTSNLWTLPFTKPVKPPQSGAYLFLLPSKPSATVSLAGDLDTNTGIIVEALFKAGSKAFDRIAMGTTDLRPISDLAVVYEKVTRKPTRYVEVSDEIFEALYGIYGRELAAQMRWSESVTDWENLDPGRVISHQELGVEGKLVNFEEALVAARDKLE; encoded by the exons ATGTCTCTTATCACGGTCTTCGGTGCCACTGGTGCCCAGGGCGGCTCCGTCGTCAGGCAGCTCCTGAAGGATCCCAAATGGAAAGTCCGAGGCATCACTCGTGATGTGAATTCGGAGAAGTCAAAGCAACTGGCTTCCCAG GTAGCTGATTCAACTCACTGCCAGGGTGTTGAGGTTATAGCTGCAGATCTCTTTAATGTGAAGAGTCTCGAGAGAGCCATTGAAGGCGCCGTCGGCATCTTCCTTGTGACCCTGTACTGGGAATTCATTGGGGAGCATGGCTTGgatggagctggagagcAAGAAGTGACCCAGTTCAAAAACCTGGCTCTGGCGGCATCAAAGTCTCCAACTTTGAAACACCTTGTGCTCAGCACTCTGCCCCCGGCGAGCAAGAGCTCTGGTGGAAAGTTCAAGGTGCCGCACTCGGActacaaggagaagggcgcaGAATGGATTAGAAAGAACACCCCTGAACTTTGGGCCAAGTCATCCGAGTACTGGGCTGGCTTCTACACATCGAACCTCTGGACCCTTCCTTTCACTAAACCCGTCAAACCG CCACAATCTGGGGCctatctctttcttcttccttcaaaGCCTTCAGCGACGGTCTCCCTCGCGGGTGACTTGGACACAAACACTGGAATCATTGTTGAGGCTCTTTTCAAGGCTGGTTCCAAAGCATTCGACCGAATTGCCATGGGCACCACCGACCTGAGGCCCATAAGTGATCTTGCTGTTGTGTATGAAAAGGTCACAAGGAAACCCACCCGTTATGTTGAGGTCTCGGACGAAATTTTTGAAGCTCTCTATGGAATCTACGGCAGGGAGTTGGCCGCCCAGATGCGCTGGAGCGAGTCTGTGACTGACTGGGAAAACCTGGACCCCGGAAGGGTTATCAGCCATCAGGAGTTGGGAGTGGAAGGCAAGCTGGTTAATTTTGAGGAGGCACTTGTCGCGGCTAGGGATAAACTGGAGTGA
- a CDS encoding hypothetical protein (Related to permease of the major facilitator superfamily): protein MASSKPSETQSPTVEADHDTKAGVQDNVVIDLPSEETRRARWKTDLMLLPLLGVSYFLQFLDKQSLSYSSLLGMIQDAKLQGSQYSWVASIFYFGYIFWSYPTAFLAARLPIGKYLAGTVIVWAIVLMCHGACHDFSGLMTTRFFLGAFEAALAPGFSLVMGMWYTRREQPLRYGLWFCGGPVATLFGGLIAYAIGHLEGDLPTWRYLFIILGAVTAAWGVVMLVLLPDTPSSAIWLSRAQRETAVYRIQADTQGSSKGSFKTYQALEALRDPVTWLLCLYTFCVNIANGGLTAFGSLVISGFGYEGLQALLIQMPTGAAQLGFVVVSCTLCSWLPNIRTIMMMCLTLISLVGMVLMYALDQTNQSGRLAGFCLSLAFSANMPLAMSLVTSNIAGFTKRAVVNACVLIMYSLGNIAGPQFFSVDEAPNYPKGIKASLIGFALGTFWILCLRIYLVWQNQRRDRNASEETDAVPCEVLLMDDMTDWEVAACRYVL, encoded by the exons ATGGCGTCTTCCAAACCCAGCGAAACCCAGTCTCCGACCGTCGAGGCGGATCACGACACGAAAGCTGGCGTGCAGGACAATGTCGTTATTGACCTCCCATCTGAGGAAACTCGCCGGGCAAGATGGAAGACCGACTTGATGCTGCTTCCCCTGCTCGGAGTCAGCTACTTCCTGCAGTTCCTCGACAAGCAGTCTCTCAGCTATAGTTCCTTGCTGGGCATGATCCAGGACGCCAAGTTGCAGGGCTCGCAGTACTCATGGGTCGCCTCGATTTTCTACTTTGGCTATATTTTCTGGTCGTATCCGACGGCATTTCTGGCTGCGCGCCTACCCATAGGCAAATACCTTGCGGGAACCGT CATTGTCTGGGCTATCGTTCTCATGTGTCATGGTGCTTGCCATGACTTCTCCGGCCTCATGACCACCCGCTTTTTCCTCGGTGCCTTCGAAGCGGCCCTAGCGCCGGGCTTCTCCCTCGTTATGGGAATGTGGTATACCCGTCGCGAGCAACCTCTCCGCTACGGACTGTGGTTCTGTGGCGGCCCGGTGGCTACCTTGTTTGGCGGCTTGATTGCATACGCAATCGGTCATCTTGAAGGTGACTTGCCGACCTGGCGATATCTATTTATCATCCTTGGCGCCGTCACAGCCGCCTGGGGCGTTGTCATGCTAGTGCTGCTGCCAGATACTCCGTCTAGCGCAATATGGCTGTCCAGGGCACAGCGCGAGACAGCCGTATACCGGATCCAGGCCGACACTCAAGGAAGCAGCAAAGGCTCGTTCAAGACGTACCAAGCCTTGGAAGCCTTGCGGGACCCAGTGACTTGGTTATTGTGTCTCTACACCTTCTGCGTCAATATCGCCAACGGCGGCTTGACCGCGTTTGGTTCACTTGTTATCAGTGGTTTTGGATACGAGGGCCTCCAGGCATTACTTATCCAGATGCCCACGGGGGCGGCGCAGCTCGGCTTTGTCGTTGTAAGCTGTACTCTTTGCTCTTGGCTTCCCAATATCCGGaccatcatgatgatgtgTCTCACGCTAATCAGCCTTGTCGGCATGGTCCTCATGTACGCCCTCGACCAGACCAACCAGTCTGGCCGTCTAGCTGGTTTCTGTCTGAGTCTGGCGTTTTCCGCAAACATGCCGCTGGCCATGTCCCTCGTTACCAGCAACATAGCCGGCTTCACTAAACGGGCTGTGGTCAATGCTTGCGTCTTGATCATGTACAGTCTAGGGAACATCGCCGGTCCCCAGTTCTTCAGTGTCGATGAGGCTCCGAATTATCCaaagggcatcaaggccagcCTGATCGGCTTTGCACTAGGCACTTTTTGGATATTGTGCCTCCGTATCTATCTTGTTTGGCAGAACCAGCGGCGAGACCGCAACGCGTCAGAGGAGACGGATGCAGTGCCATGTGAGGTCTTGCTGATGGATGATATGACTGACTGGGAGGTTGCTGCGTGTCGCTACGTGTTGTAA